The Anopheles merus strain MAF unplaced genomic scaffold, AmerM5.1 LNR4000588, whole genome shotgun sequence DNA segment GTAGGATATCAGTGCGAATTATAAAGTATTTTAAAGTCTTCTTCGGCGATAAAGCTTATACtatcaatctttttttttctttttaagcTCCAAAGGAGAAGATAATATAATTGTTTCAATctcaaacaagaaaaaacatgATAATAGAAACTGTAAAGCACTCTTTTCAACAGTTTTGCTCCCCACTTTACTGATACCACCTCAGTAATTGAaacttttttaattgtttgtatTGCGAGAACGTGCTGCTAGCTAAAAAAAAGGTTAGAACTAAACGAAATCCCCCCGAAGGTCAGTTGCAATTCCCCTCTCCAGTCACTCGGCCGGTGAAACGAAGACGACaacaaaagtgtataaaaaatgagaaaattaaATGAAGCTCACTTACACGCTCACCAGGgtcagcctttttttttgttaagtagATTACATAGGACAGTGGTTGTTACCTTTACCCTTCCGGGGCACACAGGACTCACAGCGCTGTGGAGCGATTTTGCACAaaagtttcctttttatttgaattctttCTTTGCCGTTTTCCGTACCTCACCGGAACACCGCTCACGCTGCCCCGATTTTGCCCACTGGCCGTTTGATCGTATTTTCTctctttgctctgatctttcATCTCTGTGGTGGAACAAAGTTTTGCTTTCGAACCGTAATGCTGTGACTGTACTGTGATTTAAGATACCGCCCAGGAGAGCACTCGGATGTGTGGCATTTTCTAAACGGCTTCTTGCGCTGGTGAATGGTGCCTTAACATTAAGAATTGGCTCGCCAACGTACGGCATACGGGAGAGCGCTGTTTCGGTATGAAATTCATGACCTACATTTTTTCCAACAGCGCCGCGTACCATTCTTTCGAGACTGCGTAGGATCCTGGATACAAGCGCCCAACGCCCTTGCACGTctgaaatgaagcaaaaaaggggaaaaagaaaTAGCCCGCCGAGTGGATGGTATGGGGATCCGCGTTTCATAATGCAGTTTCTTTGTGTTGCATGAATAGTGTTTAGCAAAAGACCGACACTTTTATGCGCTTTATGTAAGGGAATAATTAATGCTATTGTTAACCATTTACGGATTGACGATAGGAAGAAAATTACAACTACTTTAAATCTCTTCACTTGacggtatgtttttttattattgattaAATATGGAATAACGTAAAATGGAAAATGTGGAAATGCTACACAACTACACTTCGTACTTTGCTGAATGCAGCTATCAGCGCTGTGATTTGAGGTTTCTCCACACACCCATCCGCTAATCGTTCCTCGATCGATGCCAGATTGATCAGCAGCTGGGAGGAAACACGAGGTGGTATTTCCAACCGATTGACGACCAAATGAATTTCCGTCAGAATGTCCTCCAACGCTAAACCTTTCTGCGTTTTTAGCTGCTGGATTTCTGCAACACAGAGCAGCATGAAGAATGAGAACAAGTTATTccaaaagctaaaaaaactaaaaaaagctaaaaaaagaaataataggCACACATACTCTCATAGCACGCCTTGAACGACTCCTCGTTTAGCAGCCAGAATATTATATTATTGATGTCTTCCTTCAGCGGATGCCCGACGCAATTGTACACGTTCACCTCCGTCACTTTTTTGTACGCCATCCAAGTGCTTTGCAGAACGTTCAGCACTTTTCTCATATCGCCCCCAGCCAGTGTCATGAGCGCCTTTTTACCGTCGTCCGTCACATCGATTCTGCAAGACAAAAGGGCAACGTTTTAAACTGCACCTACTCGCGACAGCAAAAACGAAGGCTCGTCGTTCGTTAGAGCGTTAGTGCGCACATACCCTTCTGCCTCGATGACGTGCTCCAGGCGGGGCAAAATCTGATCCGgcgacagcggtgcgaaaCGGAACCGCGTGCAGCGCGACTGGATGGCCGGAATGATTTTGCTGAGATAGTTGCAAATGATGCAGAAGCGCACATTTTCCGTGTACTTTTCGATGATGCGCCTCAGTGCGTTTTGCGCATCATTCGTCATCGCGTCCGCCTCATCGAGGATAATCAGCTTGTATCCGCCCTTGAAGATTGTTCTCGTGGATGCAAAATCTAAAATCTGTCCCCGAACGATGTTGATGCCCCGGTCGTCCGATGCGTTCAGCTCGAGCACCATCGAGCCGAACGACTGCGGTTTGTACAGCTGCCGGGCACAGGCCAGAATTGTGCTAGTTTTGCCCGTGCCGGGAGGTCCGTAAAACAGCAAGTGTGGCAATTGTTCTTCCTTGATGAATTTGTTGACTGTTGAACGATAAGCAGAAAATGAACACACAACCAAACCCACGAGCCAGGCTAGCAACACCGGGGTGCACAACGCGTTCGTTTCAAGGACGGGCATGTAGCCACCGGGTGCCCATACTTACTCGTGCCAATGATTTCCTCGTGCGAAATAAGGTCGTTCAGTTTGGCCGGACGATACTTTTCCACCCACGGAAGGTTTGACTTTACGTTCGCATCCATTCTAACGAAACTGTACACGAATAATACCGGATTTAAGTCGATTTGTTGTGGAAACCGCTACCGCAATGGATGGATTACATGCACGCAATAACAAGCAACCGTCTGAcagaatgtgtttgttttggcgCGCTGCCCAGCTTTGACAGTTTGAGAGGTAGCGTTTATACCGCTAGTTTGAGAGGTGAGCAAAAGTTAACCCTTGTGGCATGGCAAAGCACGTGGCGAGAATGTAAGGTTTGCACATTTcatggaaaattgaataatgaAACGATTTTTTGATGTTCTTttgatctatttttttttagttttttcgttttttatttctttctttgtgTAAAGATGGTAATAcgactttatttatttacatttttcgtcagtaaatatatatttaaaaaaccgtTCCAATCCAATTCGAGATTATAAGAAAAAgtatttcttcattttataAGAAATACTTTTAACAACCGTTATCTCTCTTTTTATTGGTTTAAATatcattttatatttattttttattaaaaaatgttttggaATCCTAATGTGTGTGCGTAATGTTGTTCATACCGTATTATAATGCAgtgcacttttttttcaattccttTCACGATTGAAAGCCCTACAAAGAAATCAATCGTTAATTAAATGACAATAATGAAATATTCAGCATCAATACCTTCCGGAATTGCCTTTAAACCGATGATTAAATGCAATGGAAGTAACGATCCACTTGAACACAACCCTCACATACGCCATTTGTTCACGACTGGGGTGTGCGGTTCGGGATGATCGACGCGTTTGCTAAAACTATTCGACCGTCTTTCCCAGCCCTCTCCTCTGCATTTCATTTAATATTCTGAGCGGATATAATGGAAGCTGCTTTACGGCTCCCAATACTTGCTCGCGCATTCGGGAGTCAGCCGATAAATTCTCGAATTACGACGAGGTGGTAGTACTCTTCCAATTCGATGCTTGTTCACCAGTGCCAGGCAGGAATTCGTTcgcttctttcgttttttgtgCTATCGGTAAAGAAGCTTCCCAATGGTTGGAATAAATTGCACCAAGTACGGAAGCACCCTTttacagtgagatcgtttaaTCGAATATTCATTCACCCGTACCGACTCGCTGGTAGTCGGAATGCCGAAACGTGAACCGTATTTCTTAGCAGTTCGGGAGACTGCAATAAAGCTCCGCAGCAGCACACTGTCGCTGTAATTTAATGTGCTGCCTTGTCGCTTCCCATCCAACGTCACGATTATCCCGGTGACATTATTAAACGGTGCTTTTTCCATCGGCCAGAAGCTCGAAAGTAGATAAGAAGGTTGTGTACATTACACGGTACCACAGCATCCATATCACACGCTGTCTTCTCTTGAGGTGTCACATATCGAGACCCGACACATTCCAGGCAGCTTTCCGCTTCCCCGATCCAGCTTCCGTGCCGTGAACCGCTCAATCGGTTTTGAATTACCAAGAGTCTTAGCTAAACAATTTTCGTAAGTGGTCCAGCGGCGGAATACGACCGCGGGAGCGGCAGACTATCGCCTTTGGTGCCGaagatggtggtgatgatgatgactgtGCTGCGACTGTAGTTATCGTTTCGTTTTCTCGATTAAAGCTCTTTTGCCAACGGGCCTAGAGCCGCTGTGTTCTCAGCAAACAGGATGTTGTTTTTGGGTTCGTTTAGTTTTGCACTGTTTACGTAAGATACTTTTTAAGCTAAGCTAAAGTCAGCTCTTCACCGTTTC contains these protein-coding regions:
- the LOC121602726 gene encoding replication factor C subunit 5-like, translating into MDANVKSNLPWVEKYRPAKLNDLISHEEIIGTINKFIKEEQLPHLLFYGPPGTGKTSTILACARQLYKPQSFGSMVLELNASDDRGINIVRGQILDFASTRTIFKGGYKLIILDEADAMTNDAQNALRRIIEKYTENVRFCIICNYLSKIIPAIQSRCTRFRFAPLSPDQILPRLEHVIEAEGIDVTDDGKKALMTLAGGDMRKVLNVLQSTWMAYKKVTEVNVYNCVGHPLKEDINNIIFWLLNEESFKACYEKIQQLKTQKGLALEDILTEIHLVVNRLEIPPRVSSQLLINLASIEERLADGCVEKPQITALIAAFSKVRSVVV